A single Malaclemys terrapin pileata isolate rMalTer1 chromosome 3, rMalTer1.hap1, whole genome shotgun sequence DNA region contains:
- the DYNLT2 gene encoding dynein light chain Tctex-type protein 2, protein MDKHAKASKLPSGGKGERRLSMFEKDNYTQIVKDRMRSSSHEVHGMEPMDDESFAEFGRSEIFTLKTSIAKIRYANTYKMEPYRKFQAHLVRNKAQHILTQRLQETKYNGATSSFLCNSISEEILTAVKDMGFDRYKYVVTVLILQKTGQAIKISSRWVWDVARDNWVSAKCETESFVSLALIMACYYE, encoded by the exons ATGGACAAACACGCGAAGGCGTCGAAACTTCcttcgggggggaagggggagaggcgTTTAAGCATGTTCGAGAAAGACAAC tatacACAGATCGTAAAAGACAGAATGAGAAGTTCAAGCCATGAAGTTCACGGTATGGAACCAATGGATGATGAATCGTTTGCAGAGTTTGGAAGAAGTGAAATATTTACATTGAAGACTAGCATTGCAAAAATAAGATATGccaatacatacaaaatggagcCATATAGGAAATTCCAGGCTCATTTAGTAAGAAACAAAGCTCAACATATACTAACG CAACGACTTCAAGAAACCAAGTATAATGGTGCGACTAGTAGCTTCTTGTGTAATTCAATCTCAGAAGAAATATTAACAGCTGTCAAGGACATGGGCTTTGATCGCTATAAGTACGTAGTAACAGTTCTAATCTTGCAAAAGACTGGTCAGGCAATAAAA ATCTCCAGCAGATGGGTCTGGGATGTTGCAAGGGACAACTGGGTTTCAGCTAAATGTGAAACAGAATCCTTTGTTTCATTGGCTTTGATAATGGCTTGTTACTATGAGTAG